The Sulfurospirillum halorespirans DSM 13726 genome has a window encoding:
- the fliF gene encoding flagellar basal-body MS-ring/collar protein FliF, with amino-acid sequence MELRTLLNQIATLIQNLTLRQRIVAAVSIVVLIGFLVFLTLYKNSTSAKGNGYSVLFENTTAGDSALIIQQLEKEKVPYKVLNEGTIAVPSDVVHKQRIAIAALGIPKNSKVGFEIFDKTEFGATDFEQKIKYIRALEGELARTIESLGPIANASVHIAIPKETVFAQKQAAPTASIVLNIRPSMNLSIKQIIGIKNLVAASVSNLNAENVSVVNQDGEPLGDEQSNIFQGELVKSQMRYKKEFEHNVEQKIINVLAPVIGGVDKVNAKVTIDFDFSQQDYVSETYDPNSVPRSEQSVEEKREGKEPQDVGGVPGAISNIGPVQGLENGKKSETYQKSSTTTNYEISKKVVNSKDEFAKIKRLTAAVVVDGVYKYGVDSEGKKKSELEYFSLSKEQMDAIRDVVRQTVGFNQTRGDEVTVSNFEFKPLSSDGTRAPTKDMMDKVSNYVGPLVPLVKYLIVGILLFIFYKKVIIPFSQKMVETKLDDFEDEVEPVTAHEEEGAEDTLEKFRQARKKVEDQLGIGQDFNEEALKYDVLLEKLKHVAEQKGEEFASLLQSMIRNEGDYDSSRNSSKDIG; translated from the coding sequence ATGGAGCTTAGAACACTTTTAAACCAAATAGCAACACTTATACAAAACTTGACCTTACGCCAAAGGATTGTTGCCGCCGTATCGATTGTTGTCTTGATTGGTTTTTTAGTGTTTCTGACGCTTTATAAAAATTCCACGTCTGCCAAAGGAAATGGCTACAGTGTTTTGTTTGAAAATACAACCGCAGGTGATTCTGCGCTGATTATTCAACAGCTTGAAAAAGAGAAAGTTCCTTATAAAGTGCTCAATGAAGGCACCATCGCAGTTCCGAGTGATGTCGTTCATAAGCAGCGTATTGCGATTGCAGCCCTTGGCATTCCCAAAAACAGCAAAGTAGGTTTTGAGATTTTTGATAAAACCGAGTTTGGTGCGACCGATTTTGAACAAAAAATTAAATACATTCGCGCCCTTGAGGGTGAACTTGCGCGCACGATTGAAAGCCTTGGCCCCATTGCCAATGCAAGTGTGCATATCGCGATTCCGAAAGAGACCGTTTTTGCGCAAAAACAGGCGGCTCCAACGGCTTCCATTGTTTTAAATATTCGCCCTAGCATGAACCTTTCCATCAAACAGATTATCGGCATTAAAAATCTCGTTGCAGCGTCTGTTTCTAACCTCAATGCTGAGAATGTCTCTGTTGTCAATCAAGACGGTGAGCCTTTGGGTGACGAGCAGAGCAACATCTTCCAAGGCGAGCTCGTTAAAAGTCAAATGCGTTATAAAAAAGAGTTTGAGCACAATGTTGAGCAAAAAATTATCAATGTCTTAGCCCCTGTGATTGGTGGTGTCGATAAAGTAAATGCCAAAGTAACGATTGATTTTGACTTTTCACAGCAAGATTATGTGAGTGAAACGTATGATCCAAACTCAGTCCCTAGAAGTGAGCAGAGTGTTGAAGAGAAGCGCGAAGGAAAAGAGCCTCAAGATGTGGGTGGCGTTCCAGGTGCTATCAGCAACATAGGGCCTGTTCAGGGACTCGAAAATGGTAAAAAAAGTGAAACCTATCAAAAAAGTTCAACCACGACCAATTATGAAATTTCTAAAAAAGTGGTCAATTCCAAAGATGAATTTGCGAAAATTAAGCGCTTAACAGCAGCCGTGGTCGTGGATGGCGTTTATAAATACGGTGTGGACAGTGAAGGTAAGAAAAAGAGTGAGTTAGAGTATTTTTCACTTTCCAAAGAGCAGATGGACGCCATTCGTGATGTGGTGCGCCAAACGGTTGGATTCAATCAAACAAGAGGGGATGAAGTCACGGTCAGTAACTTTGAATTCAAGCCACTCTCCAGTGATGGAACCCGTGCTCCAACTAAAGACATGATGGATAAAGTCTCTAACTACGTAGGGCCATTGGTTCCACTGGTTAAATACCTGATCGTAGGTATCTTGCTCTTTATCTTCTATAAAAAAGTCATCATACCGTTTAGCCAAAAAATGGTGGAGACGAAATTGGATGACTTTGAAGATGAGGTCGAACCGGTTACTGCCCATGAAGAAGAGGGTGCCGAAGATACCTTGGAGAAATTCAGACAAGCGCGTAAAAAAGTGGAAGATCAACTTGGCATTGGTCAAGATTTTAACGAAGAAGCGCTTAAATACGATGTTTTACTTGAAAAGCTTAAACATGTTGCTGAGCAAAAAGGTGAAGAATTTGCTTCGCTTTTACAGTCTATGATTCGCAATGAAGGCGACTACGATAGTAGCAGAAACAGTTCTAAGGATATTGGATAA
- the fliG gene encoding flagellar motor switch protein FliG has translation MMKLTEEQKTLYNELSMSEKAAILMIQLGEDSTANLFSHMEIDVVTDISKFIATAKNIDKSVANAVLEEFYVILQSNQYIRSGGMEYAKEILYRTFGAEGAQKILDKLSKSMENSQSFGYLSQIKPQQLGDFIMNEHPQTVALILAHMDPTSAAETLSFFPDQLRSEVTIRMANLGEISPSVVKRVSAVLENKLESLTSYKVEVGGPRAVAEILNRLGQKASKTTIAYIEQADEKLASIIKDMMFTFEDIMKLDGNAVREILKVADKRDLMVALKGSADDLKRKFFDNMSQRAQEAFVEEMNFLGAVRVKDVEESQRKIVEEVQKLSEQGILQIGEAEEMIG, from the coding sequence ATAATGAAACTAACAGAAGAGCAAAAAACCCTCTATAACGAACTTTCCATGTCTGAAAAAGCGGCCATTTTGATGATCCAACTGGGTGAAGATTCAACCGCTAACCTTTTTTCACATATGGAGATAGACGTTGTCACAGATATTTCAAAATTTATTGCAACGGCAAAAAATATTGATAAATCGGTTGCCAATGCTGTTTTAGAAGAATTTTATGTTATTTTACAATCAAACCAGTACATCCGAAGTGGTGGTATGGAGTATGCGAAAGAGATTTTATACCGTACCTTTGGAGCGGAGGGTGCTCAAAAAATTCTTGATAAACTCTCTAAATCAATGGAAAATTCTCAAAGTTTTGGTTATCTCTCTCAAATTAAGCCTCAACAATTGGGTGATTTTATTATGAATGAGCATCCTCAAACGGTAGCGCTTATTTTGGCACATATGGATCCAACGAGTGCGGCTGAAACACTCTCGTTTTTCCCTGATCAGTTGAGAAGTGAAGTAACGATTAGAATGGCAAACTTAGGCGAGATTTCACCTTCTGTTGTTAAAAGAGTTTCGGCTGTTTTAGAGAATAAACTCGAATCCTTGACTTCGTATAAAGTTGAAGTGGGTGGGCCTCGTGCGGTGGCTGAAATCCTCAACCGTTTGGGTCAAAAAGCGTCCAAAACAACGATTGCCTACATTGAACAAGCCGATGAAAAACTCGCTTCTATTATCAAAGATATGATGTTTACATTTGAAGATATTATGAAACTTGATGGCAATGCTGTGCGTGAAATCCTTAAAGTTGCCGATAAACGTGATTTAATGGTAGCGCTGAAAGGCTCAGCCGATGATCTTAAGCGAAAGTTCTTTGATAATATGTCACAACGTGCTCAAGAAGCGTTTGTCGAGGAGATGAACTTTTTAGGGGCTGTTCGTGTTAAAGATGTCGAAGAGTCTCAACGAAAGATTGTTGAAGAGGTGCAAAAACTTTCAGAGCAGGGCATTCTCCAAATCGGCGAAGCCGAAGAGATGATAGGTTAA
- a CDS encoding transposase family protein — MKTYERLKQIRPAEFKRLVGVKKETFEVMLEVYSEYHEKKKQQGGRPNRLLPETQLLLMLEYYREYRSLAHMAFDYEISEPTASRIIKEVETVLIHSGKFSLPGKKALHQEGGIELEYIVIDATECPVQRPKKDNGVATVGRKSVILPKDKL; from the coding sequence ATGAAAACATATGAACGATTAAAACAGATAAGACCAGCGGAATTTAAACGGTTGGTAGGTGTAAAAAAAGAGACTTTTGAGGTGATGCTAGAAGTCTATAGTGAGTATCATGAGAAGAAGAAACAACAAGGTGGAAGACCAAATCGTCTTTTGCCAGAAACGCAACTTTTGTTGATGTTGGAATACTATAGAGAATATCGTAGTTTGGCACATATGGCATTTGATTATGAGATTAGTGAACCAACAGCATCAAGGATTATAAAAGAGGTAGAAACGGTACTGATACATTCAGGGAAGTTTTCATTACCTGGTAAAAAAGCATTGCATCAAGAGGGAGGAATTGAACTTGAATATATTGTCATTGATGCGACTGAATGCCCAGTGCAACGCCCAAAAAAAGACAATGGCGTTGCTACAGTGGGAAGAAAAAGCGTCATACTGCCAAAGGACAAATTGTGA
- a CDS encoding transposase family protein produces the protein MPSATPKKRQWRCYSGKKKRHTAKGQIVIDVNCRIICTAISTRTMHDFKLFKTSRLPIKKETKVSVDTGYLGITSLHPNTDIPKKKSKLHPLSMEDKIINKAKASLRIVVEHINAKIKTFKMLGEKYRNRRKRFGLRFNLICALINFDRGFRII, from the coding sequence ATGCCCAGTGCAACGCCCAAAAAAAGACAATGGCGTTGCTACAGTGGGAAGAAAAAGCGTCATACTGCCAAAGGACAAATTGTGATTGATGTGAATTGTCGTATCATTTGTACCGCAATCAGTACACGCACAATGCATGATTTCAAACTCTTTAAAACATCTCGGTTACCTATCAAAAAAGAGACAAAAGTATCTGTAGACACGGGTTATCTTGGTATAACATCTTTGCATCCTAATACGGATATTCCAAAGAAAAAAAGCAAGCTACATCCACTTAGTATGGAGGATAAAATTATCAATAAAGCAAAAGCATCCCTACGCATTGTCGTTGAACATATTAATGCAAAAATAAAGACTTTTAAAATGCTTGGAGAAAAGTATCGTAACCGCAGAAAACGATTTGGATTACGCTTTAATTTGATCTGTGCTTTGATTAATTTTGATCGTGGTTTTAGGATTATTTGA
- a CDS encoding FliH/SctL family protein produces the protein MTRERENAYAQGYQKAKDELEDVAAEMKSRYLKSIGHLDTLYKSIEERLAKLETDMSVTAFEIAKEVIKKEVSVSSSKIAASLSKALLQEVKDAIKIELRVNPKDLEALKELYAEDEKIKVTSDDAITLGGVVILSDVGNLDGNLAMRLEKVKYLLQEN, from the coding sequence CTGACCAGAGAGCGTGAAAATGCCTATGCTCAAGGGTACCAAAAAGCCAAAGATGAGCTTGAAGATGTGGCAGCCGAGATGAAATCGCGCTATTTAAAATCGATTGGGCATTTGGATACGCTTTATAAAAGCATCGAAGAGAGATTGGCTAAACTAGAAACCGATATGAGTGTGACGGCTTTTGAGATCGCCAAAGAGGTGATTAAAAAAGAGGTGAGTGTCTCAAGTTCAAAAATTGCCGCATCGCTTTCAAAAGCCTTATTGCAAGAGGTTAAAGATGCAATTAAAATTGAACTGAGGGTCAACCCTAAAGATTTAGAGGCACTTAAAGAGCTTTACGCAGAAGATGAAAAAATCAAGGTAACGTCTGATGACGCGATTACCTTAGGTGGCGTTGTCATTCTTAGCGACGTGGGAAACCTCGACGGCAATTTGGCGATGCGTTTAGAAAAAGTAAAATATTTACTACAAGAAAATTAA
- the dxs gene encoding 1-deoxy-D-xylulose-5-phosphate synthase, with the protein MKTLREYSIEELNEYCEQIRQKIIQTVSKNGGHLSSNVGAVELIVAMHYVFDVKNDPFIFDVSHQAYTHKLLTDRWDRFDTLRELDGISGYTRPDESPCDYFVAGHSSTSISLAVGAAKAIALKGEQYKRVPIALIGDGSLSAGMVYEALNELGDRRYPVVILLNDNKMSISKPIGAISKFLSSAMAGGFYQRIKKTTEQILQYLPESATYMAKKFEESFKLITPGILFEELGIDYIGPIDGHDVESLIRALQSARSLKKPVIVHAQTLKGKGYEMAEGYYEKWHGVGPFDVASGEAIKQGLSKNATTMYSEALMQLAKTHDNVVGVTAAMPSGTGLTPLIQAYPNRFWDVAIAEQHAVTSMCAMAKEGFKPYITIYSTFLQRAYDQVIHDACIMNLDVVFAIDRAGIVGEDGETHQGAFDISYLSAVPHMTLMAPRDERSMHAAIHYSYLHKGPLAIRYPRGSFLESDAFESVPFEYGKAQLLQQGQSSILLLGYGAGVGKAVATAKLLAEKGIEAAIVDLRFVKPLDEPLLISLAQEYDQWYVFSDSAKIGGVGSLLMALKEKYALHVKIKTFEYEDAFITHGATHLIEKKLGISIEQLSEAILKELY; encoded by the coding sequence ATGAAAACATTACGAGAATACTCCATTGAAGAATTGAACGAATATTGTGAGCAAATTAGGCAAAAAATTATTCAGACCGTCAGTAAAAATGGTGGGCATCTGAGCAGCAATGTAGGTGCTGTGGAGCTGATTGTTGCCATGCACTATGTCTTTGATGTGAAGAATGATCCTTTTATTTTCGATGTAAGTCATCAAGCCTATACCCATAAACTGCTCACCGATCGTTGGGATCGTTTTGATACGCTTAGGGAGCTTGATGGCATCAGTGGCTACACAAGACCTGATGAATCACCGTGCGACTACTTTGTTGCAGGGCATAGTTCTACGTCTATTTCACTTGCTGTGGGTGCTGCAAAAGCGATAGCGCTCAAAGGGGAGCAATACAAACGTGTACCCATTGCGTTGATTGGAGATGGCTCACTCAGTGCGGGGATGGTGTATGAAGCACTCAATGAACTAGGCGATCGCCGTTACCCTGTTGTCATTTTACTTAACGATAATAAAATGAGTATTTCAAAGCCCATTGGTGCCATCAGTAAGTTTCTATCCAGCGCGATGGCGGGTGGATTTTACCAAAGAATTAAAAAAACAACCGAGCAGATTTTGCAATACTTGCCAGAGAGTGCTACGTACATGGCGAAAAAGTTTGAAGAGAGTTTTAAACTGATTACCCCGGGTATTTTATTTGAAGAGTTAGGTATTGATTATATTGGGCCGATTGATGGTCATGATGTCGAAAGTCTGATTCGTGCATTGCAATCCGCACGAAGTCTTAAAAAACCTGTGATCGTTCATGCTCAAACCCTCAAAGGCAAAGGCTATGAGATGGCGGAGGGATACTACGAGAAATGGCATGGCGTAGGTCCTTTTGATGTTGCCAGTGGCGAAGCGATCAAACAAGGGCTGAGCAAAAATGCAACCACGATGTACTCTGAAGCATTGATGCAATTGGCTAAAACGCACGACAATGTCGTAGGTGTCACCGCAGCCATGCCCAGCGGCACAGGATTAACGCCTTTAATTCAAGCCTATCCAAATCGTTTTTGGGATGTGGCGATTGCTGAACAACATGCCGTAACGTCGATGTGTGCAATGGCGAAAGAGGGTTTTAAACCCTATATCACGATCTACTCCACCTTTTTGCAACGAGCGTATGATCAAGTGATCCATGATGCCTGTATTATGAATTTGGATGTTGTTTTTGCAATTGATCGTGCGGGCATTGTGGGGGAAGATGGCGAGACACACCAAGGGGCATTTGATATTTCTTACTTAAGTGCAGTTCCTCATATGACTTTAATGGCGCCACGTGATGAACGAAGCATGCACGCAGCGATTCACTATTCTTACCTCCACAAAGGTCCATTAGCCATTCGTTATCCAAGAGGATCATTTTTAGAATCAGATGCTTTTGAATCCGTGCCGTTTGAGTATGGAAAAGCGCAACTGCTCCAACAAGGGCAAAGTAGCATTCTTCTTTTAGGGTATGGTGCAGGGGTCGGAAAAGCCGTTGCAACTGCAAAATTATTGGCTGAGAAAGGTATTGAAGCAGCAATTGTCGATTTGCGATTTGTTAAACCTTTGGATGAGCCACTGCTGATCTCTTTAGCGCAAGAGTATGATCAGTGGTATGTCTTTAGTGACAGTGCAAAAATTGGTGGTGTTGGCTCATTACTGATGGCATTGAAAGAGAAATATGCTTTACATGTAAAGATTAAAACCTTTGAATATGAAGATGCTTTTATCACACATGGTGCGACACATTTGATTGAAAAAAAATTGGGCATTAGTATCGAACAGTTATCCGAAGCCATTTTAAAGGAACTCTATTAG
- a CDS encoding Fur family transcriptional regulator, producing the protein MNDFITLLKTKELKATPQRISVLKELGKKMHPTIDDLYEALRKENPSMSLATVYKNLATLKEKGVVIEVNTAEGKMRYDIYSKPHIHIICKQCGAIEDVDYDQNLFEYQTALEQAKSVKIDRMDVIASVESCSVCHKRS; encoded by the coding sequence ATGAATGATTTTATCACTCTTCTCAAAACCAAAGAGCTTAAAGCAACACCCCAAAGAATATCGGTTCTTAAAGAGTTAGGTAAAAAGATGCATCCAACGATTGATGATCTTTATGAGGCACTTAGAAAAGAGAATCCATCGATGTCTTTGGCAACGGTTTATAAAAACCTTGCAACACTGAAAGAAAAAGGTGTGGTGATTGAAGTCAATACCGCTGAGGGGAAAATGCGCTATGACATCTACTCAAAGCCACATATTCATATTATTTGTAAACAGTGTGGAGCGATTGAAGATGTGGATTATGACCAAAATTTGTTTGAATATCAAACAGCGTTAGAGCAGGCTAAGAGCGTTAAAATTGATCGAATGGATGTGATTGCTAGTGTTGAGTCATGTTCTGTGTGTCACAAGAGGTCATAA
- a CDS encoding peroxiredoxin — protein MLVTNKAPDFTATAVLGDNQIVDNFNLYENFGSKGTVLFFYPLDFTFVCPSEIIAFDKRLEEFKNRGINVVGVSIDSQFSHFAWKNTPVNQGGIGQVRFPLVADITKQISRDYDVLFKEGVALRGSFLIDKDGTVRHAVINDLPLGRNIDEMLRMIDTMLFTNEYGEVCPAGWQKGDKGMTASTEGVADYLAHNSEKL, from the coding sequence ATGTTAGTAACCAATAAAGCTCCTGATTTTACAGCAACTGCCGTTCTAGGTGACAATCAAATTGTCGATAATTTCAATCTGTACGAAAACTTTGGATCAAAAGGAACTGTTTTGTTCTTCTATCCACTCGATTTCACTTTTGTATGTCCATCTGAAATCATTGCCTTTGATAAAAGACTTGAAGAGTTCAAAAACCGTGGCATTAATGTTGTTGGTGTCTCAATTGACTCACAATTTTCACACTTTGCATGGAAAAACACTCCTGTCAATCAAGGTGGAATTGGGCAAGTAAGATTCCCATTGGTTGCTGATATTACCAAACAAATTTCTCGTGATTACGACGTTCTTTTCAAAGAGGGTGTTGCACTTCGTGGTTCATTCTTGATCGACAAAGACGGCACGGTAAGACATGCTGTAATCAACGATTTACCTCTTGGAAGAAACATTGATGAGATGCTCAGAATGATCGATACGATGCTCTTTACAAATGAATACGGTGAAGTGTGCCCAGCAGGTTGGCAAAAAGGCGATAAAGGTATGACAGCAAGCACAGAAGGTGTTGCTGATTATCTAGCGCATAACTCAGAAAAACTATAA
- a CDS encoding methyl-accepting chemotaxis protein: MNSIAKKVTILQVFIVSISIFSFIFYINFYLSGYIKQETEQKIHSNIADLQQTVQVYNSALEDTAVKLFSIFEAGFGSFHVDANEKIKVNGVDTPLIAAGGYTLNNNFAKVEAFKEITGAIATIFVLNGDDFIRISTSLKKEDGSRAMGTYLGKNSPAYEPIMKKQKYVGSARLFGQDYITVYAPIIEDDKILGILFIGYNFTEGLKALEEQINTMKIGEHGYFYAMNTKSESYDIHPKSDGAKIISELDKKMLAQKNGMLHIIEEGEEKILSFQAFNKWNWVLVAKANEKDFQEANDKLRDILIITSLILTLAIVLVIWIIINQIITKPLNNLIEKAKELSSGDGDLTRKLQIKGSDEIAQASEQINHFIEKVRVLICNAKSLSSENSSISHELSTTSLQVEKLVEQSTTIVFDTTKQANQVRGNMLGSIEQAKSSKEEMIKANRSLYSASNAVVALTDEIQKSSVTEIELAQKLSQLSTDAEQVRSVLTVISDIADQTNLLALNAAIEAARAGEHGRGFAVVADEVRKLAERTQKSLIEINATINVIVQSIVNSSEQMSHNSHKIEELAISAQEVENRLQESFTIIDAVTKTTENTVDNYLQTGTEIDAIITKIGEINKISTENSRSVEEIAGAAEHLSKMTENLNHKLEEFRT; the protein is encoded by the coding sequence ATGAACTCAATAGCAAAAAAAGTGACAATTTTACAAGTATTCATTGTTTCTATCTCTATTTTTTCATTTATTTTTTACATCAATTTTTATCTGAGTGGCTATATTAAGCAAGAAACTGAGCAAAAAATTCATTCAAATATTGCAGATTTACAACAAACTGTTCAAGTTTATAACAGTGCTCTTGAAGATACGGCCGTGAAACTTTTTAGTATTTTTGAAGCGGGCTTTGGCTCTTTTCATGTCGATGCCAACGAGAAGATTAAAGTCAATGGTGTTGATACGCCTCTGATCGCGGCAGGCGGCTACACACTTAATAACAATTTTGCAAAAGTGGAAGCTTTTAAAGAGATTACAGGAGCGATTGCAACTATTTTTGTATTGAATGGGGATGATTTTATTCGTATCTCTACCTCGTTGAAAAAAGAGGACGGCTCACGTGCCATGGGAACTTATTTAGGTAAAAACAGTCCTGCGTATGAACCCATTATGAAAAAACAAAAATATGTTGGTAGTGCACGGCTTTTTGGTCAAGATTATATTACCGTTTACGCTCCTATTATTGAAGACGATAAAATTTTAGGCATTTTATTTATTGGTTACAATTTTACTGAAGGGCTCAAAGCACTTGAAGAACAGATCAATACGATGAAAATTGGAGAACATGGCTATTTTTATGCGATGAATACCAAAAGTGAGTCGTATGATATTCACCCCAAAAGCGATGGAGCGAAAATTATTTCAGAACTTGATAAAAAAATGCTTGCGCAAAAAAATGGAATGTTGCATATTATTGAAGAAGGTGAAGAGAAGATCCTAAGTTTTCAAGCCTTTAATAAGTGGAATTGGGTTTTAGTCGCCAAAGCCAATGAAAAAGATTTTCAAGAAGCAAACGACAAACTACGAGATATACTTATTATTACCTCTTTAATTCTTACTTTAGCCATTGTGCTTGTTATTTGGATTATTATCAATCAGATTATTACCAAACCGCTTAATAACCTGATCGAAAAAGCCAAAGAGCTCTCCAGTGGGGATGGCGATCTTACCCGAAAACTGCAGATTAAAGGCAGTGATGAAATCGCACAAGCGAGTGAGCAAATCAACCATTTTATTGAAAAAGTGCGTGTGCTCATCTGCAATGCAAAATCGCTCTCTAGCGAGAATTCGTCTATCTCTCATGAACTCTCAACCACCTCATTGCAAGTTGAAAAATTGGTTGAACAATCAACCACCATTGTCTTTGATACCACCAAACAAGCCAATCAAGTGCGTGGTAATATGTTAGGCTCCATCGAGCAAGCTAAGAGCAGTAAAGAAGAGATGATTAAAGCCAACCGTTCACTCTACTCAGCCAGTAATGCCGTTGTTGCGCTCACTGATGAGATACAAAAAAGTTCTGTCACCGAAATTGAGCTGGCTCAAAAATTAAGCCAACTTAGCACCGATGCGGAACAAGTCAGAAGTGTTTTAACCGTCATCAGTGACATTGCGGATCAGACCAATCTCCTTGCCTTAAATGCCGCCATTGAAGCTGCGCGCGCAGGAGAGCATGGACGTGGTTTTGCTGTTGTTGCCGATGAAGTACGAAAACTAGCGGAACGCACTCAAAAAAGCCTTATTGAAATCAATGCAACGATTAATGTTATTGTTCAATCCATCGTTAACTCCAGTGAGCAGATGAGCCACAACTCTCACAAAATTGAGGAGCTCGCCATCAGCGCTCAAGAGGTTGAAAATCGTCTGCAAGAGAGCTTTACGATTATTGATGCTGTGACAAAAACAACTGAAAATACCGTTGATAACTATCTTCAAACGGGTACTGAAATTGATGCTATTATCACCAAGATAGGCGAAATCAATAAAATTTCAACGGAGAATAGCCGTAGCGTTGAAGAGATAGCAGGAGCAGCAGAACACCTGAGCAAAATGACGGAAAACCTCAACCATAAGCTTGAAGAATTTAGAACCTAA
- a CDS encoding DUF362 domain-containing protein — protein MAVKITDICIACGACIDECPVEAIVDDSDNPTGADIYYVYADKCVECVGHHDAPACAEACPTEGCIVWDAPYPGQPSRDEIGADLRKGTTPCAE, from the coding sequence ATGGCAGTAAAAATTACTGATATTTGTATCGCATGTGGTGCCTGTATCGATGAGTGCCCTGTTGAAGCAATTGTAGACGATAGTGACAACCCAACAGGTGCAGATATTTATTATGTATATGCTGACAAATGTGTAGAGTGTGTCGGACATCATGATGCCCCTGCATGTGCAGAAGCGTGTCCAACAGAAGGCTGTATCGTATGGGATGCTCCTTATCCTGGTCAGCCAAGTCGTGATGAAATCGGCGCAGATTTGAGAAAAGGCACAACGCCTTGTGCTGAGTAA
- the ndk gene encoding nucleoside-diphosphate kinase, with translation MESTLSIIKPDAVAKNVIGKIVDRFESNGLKIAAMKKVQLSQADAEAFYAVHASRPFFGELVSFMISGPVVIMVLEGENAVLKNRDLMGATNPKEAAKGTIRADFADSIDANAVHGSDSLENAKIEIDFFFARREIL, from the coding sequence GTGGAGAGCACATTATCTATTATTAAACCAGATGCAGTAGCAAAAAACGTTATTGGTAAAATTGTTGACAGATTTGAATCAAATGGGTTAAAAATTGCAGCGATGAAAAAAGTACAACTCAGCCAAGCGGATGCAGAGGCTTTTTACGCTGTTCATGCAAGCAGACCATTTTTTGGCGAATTGGTTTCATTTATGATTAGTGGTCCTGTTGTGATTATGGTTTTAGAAGGCGAAAATGCCGTTCTTAAAAACCGTGATCTTATGGGTGCAACCAATCCTAAAGAGGCAGCTAAAGGTACGATTAGAGCTGATTTTGCCGATAGTATTGATGCAAATGCAGTTCATGGTAGTGATAGCTTAGAGAATGCAAAAATCGAAATTGATTTCTTTTTTGCACGAAGAGAAATTCTTTAA
- a CDS encoding DUF177 domain-containing protein: protein MVKCTGTMEGTLLHVCDRCAESFKLMVNESVEVFACEGLYEDTEGEGLLNIIEFFDGSIDVDSMLQSEIEAFKSDYHYCGQCEQLKGE from the coding sequence ATGGTAAAATGCACAGGTACAATGGAAGGAACCCTTCTTCATGTGTGTGATCGATGCGCTGAAAGTTTTAAGCTGATGGTCAATGAAAGTGTTGAAGTCTTTGCTTGTGAGGGTCTTTATGAAGATACTGAGGGTGAAGGGCTTTTAAATATAATAGAATTTTTTGACGGTTCGATTGATGTGGATTCAATGCTTCAAAGTGAGATCGAAGCCTTCAAAAGCGATTACCACTACTGTGGACAATGTGAACAACTAAAAGGAGAATAA
- the rpmF gene encoding 50S ribosomal protein L32: protein MAVPKRRVSKTRGAKRRTHYKVTLPMPVKDTDGTWKMPHRVNKTTGEYKN, encoded by the coding sequence ATGGCAGTACCTAAGAGACGCGTGAGTAAAACCAGAGGCGCGAAAAGAAGAACACACTATAAAGTAACCCTTCCTATGCCTGTTAAAGACACTGATGGAACATGGAAAATGCCTCATAGAGTGAACAAAACGACAGGCGAATATAAAAACTAA